GGCGTGCCGTCGGGCCGGGTGATCGCCTGCACCCGGGAGATTCCCGGCACCCGGAAGATGCCCTTGGCCAGCTTGTCCAGCACCAGGAAGTCCGCCGGGTTGCGCATGTCGTGATCGGACTCGATCATCAGGATCTCCGGCTTCATGCGGGCCTGGGAGAAGTGGCGATCGGCGACGGCGAAGCCGGTGTTGGCCGGGATGAACGCGGGCAGATAGGCGCGGTCGTCGTAGCTGGGTTTGTAGCCGGGCAGGGTGATCAGGCCGACGATGGCGATCGCCATGGTGACGGCCAGGATCGGCAGCGGCCAGCGCACCACGGCCGTTCCCACCTGGCGCCAGCCGCGCACTGACAACACCCGTTTAGGGTCGAACACCCCGAACTTGCCGGCGACCACCAGCACCGCCGGACCCAGCGTGAGTGCGACGAGGACCGCGACCAGCATGCCCACCGCGCAGGGGATGCCCAGTGTCTGGAAGTAGGGCATCCGGGCGAAGTGCAGGCAGAGGGTGGCGCCGGCGATGGTCAGCCCGGAGCCCAGGATCACGTGCGCGGTGCCGTGCCACATGGTGTAGAACGCTGTTTCGCGGTCCTCGCCCGCTTGGCGGGCCTCCTGATATCGGCCGATGATGAAGATGCCGTAGTCGGTGCCGGCCGCGATCGCCAGCGAAGTGAGCAGGCTGACGGCGAACGTGGACAGGCCGATGAGCCCGCTGTGACCGAGGATGGCCACGGTTCCCCGCGCGATGCTCAACTCGACGCCGACCGTGATGAGCAGCAGGAGCACGGTGAGGAAGGACCGGTAGATGAAGATCAGCATCGTGAAGATCACCACCACGGTGGTGATGGTGATCTTCGCCATGGATTTGTCGCCGCTGTCGTGCAGGTCGGCGGCCAGCGCCGACGCTCCGGTGACGTAGGCCTTGACCCCGGGCGGCGCCTTGATGCCGTCGACGATCTTGCGGACGGCCAGTACGGATTCGTTGGCCAGCGGTTCGCCCTGGTTGCCGGTGAGGATGACCTGGACCGTCACCGCCTTGGCGTCGTTGCTCTGGGCGCCCGCGGCGGTCAGCGGATCACCCCAGAAATCCTGGATGCTCAGGACGTGTTTCTTGTCGTCTCGCAGCTTGCGGACCATCTCGTCGTAATAGCGGTGCGCCTCGTCGCCGAGCGGTTTGTCGCTTTCCAGCACGATCATCGCGTAGCTGTCGGTCTCACCCTCGTTGAACGCCTTGCCGATGTGGCGCATCGCGACGAACGACGGCGCGTCTTTGGGGCTCAAAGAGACCGATCGCTCTTGCCCGACGACTTCCAGTGAGGGTACGAACAGGCTAAGCAGGATCACCACCCCGACCCAGAACAGGATGACCGGCACGGCCAGGGCGTGCAGCATGCGCGGGATGAACGGCCGGTGGCCGTTTTCGGCGGCGGCCGGGCCGTCGAAGCCGCGGGAGTAGGTGGTACTCACGCGGACTTCACCAGGCAGAAGGTGAAGGCGTTGACCGAGTTGGATATCCGCTCGGCCTTGACCACGTCGTCGACCAGGATCCGGCAGCCGATGCTGTCGCTATCGCCTTGTGCCACAAGGTTACTCACCATCGCCGCCTTGGTGGTGCTGATGTGTAGCGACCACGGCAGCCGCGCCCCGTCGACGCGTTGTGGGTCGGAGTTGACGTCGAAATAACTGATGTCCGCGACGGTACCCGGCGGTCCGAACACCTCGTAGGTGATGCGTTTGGGGTTGAACGGCTCGGGATTCTGCAGGTTGCTGTCCGCGTAGGACGGCCGCTTTTCCGAGCCGAAGTAACCGTGCACGCGGTACACGATGAAGGCGCCGACGGCCACCACCACCATGACGACCAACGGGATCCACACGCGCGACAGCAGCTTGAAAATCGCAAATCCCTTTCTCGGTCGTCATTTTCATGTCGTGGGTGGTCTGTGACCCGACGTGCTCGACCGCCCCGATGCCGTGGTGCGTCGCCGGGGACGGCCGTCCGGCAACCAAGGATTACCTAAGTAAAACATGTCGCCGTCGAGGGTCGAACAGCCGTTGCTCGCCGGCCGATCGGTCGGATGTCGGGGCCCGGTCGCTACTCCTTCTCCTCGCGCCAGATTGTAACGCATATCACGTGCGTAACGGGGGGCTGTCGGACGGCCGCTACCTGCACAAATCACGCTCTGTGCGTTATGCAAATCACATCGTGTGCGTTATCCTCAGCCGGTGGCGCAACTCGCTTTCCGACGCGCCCGCACCGCGGAGAACAAGCGCCAACGTGCGGCGGCACTCGTCGAAGCCGCGCGCTCGCTGGCCCTCGAGACAGGAGTCGCCTCCGTCACGCTGACGGCCGTGGCCAGTCGGGCCGGCATCCACTACTCCGCGGTGCGCCGATACTTCACCTCGCATAAAGAGGTGTTGCTGCAGCTGGCCGTCGAAGGCTGGGCGCGGTGGTCCACAACGGTGTGCGAGAAATTGGCCGAGCCCGGCGAGATGACGCCCGCGCGGGTCGCCGAGACGCTGGCCAACGGATTGGCCAGCGACCCGCTGTTCTGCGACCTGCTGGCCAACCTGCACCTGCACCTCGAGCACGAAGTCCAGATCGAGCGGGTCGTGGAGAACAGGCGGGCCATCTCGGCCGCGGCGATCGCGCTGGCCGGCGCCGTCGAGCAGGCCCTGCCCGACCTCGGGCGCTCCGGGGCCTTCGACATGCTGATCGCCGCCTACTCGCTGGCCGCGGCGTTCTGGCAGATCGCCAATCCGCCCGAGCGGCTCTCCGACGTCTACGCCGAAGAGCCCGGGGCGCTTCCGCCGGAATGGAACATCGACTTCGATTCCGCGCTCACCCGGGTCCTCACCGCGACTTGCATCGGTTCGCTCGCGGGGTCCCGATGACAAGCGCATGGACGCGGCGGTCCGAACCCGGCAGGCCGACGGCGACGTCTCGGGCGGTGGCGAAGGCCTTGAGGCACAAGGTTTTTGTGCACTACGCCGAGATTTTTCGCCGATCGTGCATTAGGTTAGAGGACCTAAGTTGACAAATAGGCTAAGTAATTGGCGGCTCAGGTCACAGGTTAGGAACGCGCCCATGACGACGACCGAGCCAAGGACCGACCCGGCGGCGGCTCCGGAGTCGGCTGACGGCAGGAACGCCACCGCGACTCGCCAGGGGGCCGAGCGGCGCGGAGGTCTGTGGAGCCTCGTCACCCGGTTCTGGCTCATCCTCACCGTGCTGGCCGTCGTCGCGCTGTCGGGATTCGTCGTCCACCGCCTGCACGGCGTCTTCGGCGTTCGCAGCGGTTCGTTCGGTGGCGGCTCATCCGGAGACGTCATCGACCAGTTCAACCCCAAGACAATCACGCTCGAGGTCTGGGGTGCACCGGGCAGCACCGCCACCATCAACTACCTCGACGAAAACTCCCATCCCCAGCAGGCTCTTAACGTGCCCCTTCCGTGGAGGACAGAATTGAAGTCAACCAAGCCCGGAATCCCGGCCAACCTGATGGCGCAGGGAACCGGCAGCTGGATCGCCTGCCGGTTCCTGGTCAACAACAACGACGGGCGCGGTGACGTCGTCAAGGCGCCGAATCATTCGCCGCCCGACCAAACGGTGAATGCCTTCGTCTACTGCTTGGACAAGTCGGCGTGAGCGAGACCACCGAGGCTCCGCCTCCGCCGCGCGTCGAGCAACCGCTGATCCCGCCGTTCCTGCCGCGAATGATCCACCGGCTGGCGCTGCCGATCGTGCTCGTCTGGCTGGGCATCGTCTTCATCACCAACACCGTGGCCCCGCAGCTGGAAGTCGTCGCCAAGACGCACTCGGTGTCGATGAGTCCGACCGACGCAGCGTCCTTCCAGTCGATGATGCGCGTCGGGTCGACGTTCAAAGAGTTCGATTCCGACAACTCGGCCATGATCCTGCTGGAGGGCGACAAGCCGCTCGGCGCCGAGGCGCACAAGTACTACGACGAGATCGTCCGGCGCATCGAGCAAGACAAGAAACACGTTCAGCACGTCCAGGATTTCTGGAGCGATCCGCTGACCGCCGCGGGCTCCCAGAGCCACGACCAGAAGGCCGCATACGTTCAGGTCTACCTCGCCGGCAACATGGGCAGCGGCCAGGCGAGCGAGTCTTCCGAGGCCGTCCGCAAGATCGTGGACTCGGTGCCCGCGCCCCCCGGGAATCAAGGCCTACGTCACCGGCGCGGGTCCGCTGTTCGCCGATCAATCCCACGCGGGTGAGAAGGGCGTCGCCGTGGTCACCCTCATCACCCTGGTGGTGATCGTGGTGATGCTGCTGTTCGTTTACCGGTCGGTGAGCACGGTTGCGATCATGCTGGCCATCGTGTTCATCGAGCTCGCCGCGGCCCGCGGCGTCGTCGCGACGCTGGGCAACTACGGGATCATGGGGCTGTCGACCTTCGCCAACAACATGCTGGTGCTGGTGGCGATCGCCGCGGGAACGGACTACGCGATCTTCGTCGTCGGCCGCTACCACGAGGCCCGTGGTCTGGGCGAATCCCGCGAAGAAGCGTTCTACACCATGTTCCACAGCACGGCGCATGTGGTGCTGGGATCCGGCCTGACGATCGCCGGCGCGATGTACTGTCTGAGCTTCTGCCGGCTGCCGTACTTCGAGTCGCTGGGGGTGCCGTGTGCCGTCGGCATTCTGGTGGCCGTTCTCGCGGCGCTGACCCTGGGTCCCGCGATGCTGACGGTGGCGTCGTTCTTCAAGCTGATGGATCCCAAACGCAAGCTGCAGACCCGGGGCTGGCGCCGCATCGGCACCGCAGTAGTCCGCTGGCCCGCACCGGTTCTCGCGGTGACGATCGCGGTTGCGCTGGTAGGTCTGCTCGCCCTGCCCGGGTACAAGACGGACTACGACAACCGGCACTATCTGCCGTCGGACACCCCGGCCCAGATCGGCTATGCGGCCGCCGACCGGCACTTCGACCAGGCTCGGCTCAATCCTGAGCTACTGATGATCGAAACCGATCACGACCTGCGCAACTCGGCCGACTTCCTGGTCCTGGACAAGGTCGCCAAGGCGGTTTTCCACGTCCCGGGCATCGGCCGCGTGCAGACCATCACCCGGCCGCTGGGCACCCCACTGGACCACAGCACCCTCGGTTTTCAGATGAGCGCTCAAGCCGCCGGACGCATCCAGACCCAGCACTATCAGGAGCAACAGGCGAACAATCTGCTCAGCCAGGCCGACGAGCTGCGCAAGACGATGGCAACCCTGCATCAGCAGATGCAGGTCACCCAGGACCTGAGCAATACGACGCACGAAACCACCCGGCTGACCAAGGAAACGGTGCAGATCACCGAGAAATTGCGCGACGACATCGCCACTTTCGACGACTTCTTCCGGCCGATTCGTAGCTACTTCTACTGGGAGAAACACTGCTACGACATTCCGATCTGCTGGGCGCTGCGGTCCATCTTCAATGCGCTGGACGGGATCGACCAGGTGGCGCAGAACATCGTTGCCCTCAGCGCGAACCTGGACAAGCTGGACCAGATTCAGCCCCAGCTCGTCGCGTTGATACCCCCGCAGATCGAGAGCCAGCAGCGCAATCTCGACACCATCATGTCGAACTATGCGACCACTGCGGGTCTCAACGACCAGGCGAGAGCGCAGTCCGACAACGCCACCGCCCAGGGGGACGCCTTCGACAGGGCGCGCAACGACGACACGTTCTACCTTCCGCCGGAAGCGTTCCAGAGCCCAGACTTCGCGCGGGGTCTCAAACAGTTCATCTCGCCGGACGGGCACGCTGTCCGGTTGATCATCTCCCATGAGGGCGACCCGGCGACGCCCGAAGGCATCAACCTCATCCAGCCGATCCAGCGGGCTGTCCACGAGGCGATCAAAGGCACGCCGTGGGAGGGCGCCAAGGTCTACCTCGGCGGTACCGCCGCCACGTACAAGGACATGCACGACGGGTCCAACATCGACCTGATGATCGCCGGAATATCCGCGGCCACACTGATTTTCATTATCATGCTGATCATCACCCGCAGCGTGGTGGCGGCGTTCGTGATCGTCGGCACCGTGTTGCTGTCGCTGGGCGCCTCGTTCGGTCTCTCGGTGCTGCTGTGGCAGTACATCCTCGGCTTCAAGCTGCACTGGATGGTGCTGGCGATGGCGATCATCCTGCTGCTCGCGGTCGGCTCGGACTACAACCTGTTGCTGATATCGCGGTTCAAGGAGGAAATCCGCGCCGGGCTGAAAACGGGGACGATCCGCGCGATGGCCGGCTCGGGCTCGGTGGTGACCTCGGCAGGTCTGGTGTTCGCCGCCACCATGGCCACCTTCATGTTCAGTCCGCTGCGGGTGATGGCCCAGGTGGGTACGACGATCGCGCTGGGCCTGTTGTTCGACACCTTGATCGTGCGGTCGTTCATGACACCGGCGCTGGCCACCCTGCTCGGGCGGTGGTTCTGGTGGCCGCAGCACGTGCGCCCGCGCCCGGCCAGCACCATGCTGCGACCGTACGGACCGCGTCGCGCGGTGCGCGAGCTGATTCTCAACGACGTCGACGAGCATCCGCCGGGCGGGCTGGTGCAAAAGCGCTAATACGCTGGTAGACAAGCGCATTAGCGAGTCCGAACACCGGCGAACACCGGTCGCTTCCCGGCCGCGCTACTGACTTCGCGGCCGCGGGGGTTTACCGTTGGCCTATGCCTCCACGGTAAACCCAACATCCTGGTGATCTGGGGTGACGACATCGGGATCACCAACCTGAGTTGCTACAGCGACGGCCTGATGGGCTATCGCACGCCCAACATCGACCGCATCGCCACCGAGGGCATGCGCTTCACCGACTCCTACGGTGAACAGAGCTGCACGGCGGGGCGGGCGGCGTTCATCAGCGGGCAGAGCGTCTACCGCACCGGGATGAGCAAGGTCGGCGCGCCCGGGTTCGACATCGGTTGGGCCGCAGAGGATCCCACCATCGCAGAGTTGCTCAAGCCGCTAGGCTACGCCACCGGCCAGTTCGGCAAGAACCACTTCGGCGACCTGAACAAGTACCTGCCGACGGTGCACGGGTTCGACGAGTTCTTCGGCAACCTGTACCACCTCAACGCAGAGGAGGAGCCCGAGCAGTACGACTACCCGCACGCCGCCGAGTTCCCTCGTCTCTACCAAGCGGCGCTGCCCCGCGGGGTGCTGAATTGCCGGGCCACCGACACGGTGTCCACCGAGCCCGACCACCCGAAATTCGGGCCGGTCGGCAAGCAGACCATCGAGGACACCGGGCCGCTGAACACCAAGCGGATGGAAACCGTCGACGACGAGATCACCGCCCGCACCGTCGACTACATCAAACGTCAAAATGATTCGGGCACACCGTTTTTCGTGTGGATGAACACCACCCACATGCATCTGTACACGCACCCCAAACCGGAGAGCCGAGGCCAGGCCGGACTGTGGCAGTCGGCCTACCACGACACCATGATCGACCATGACCGCAACATCGGTCAGGTGCTGGACTGTCTCGACGAACTCGGCATCGCCGAAGACACCATCGTCCTCTACTCCACCGACAACGGGCCGCACCGCAACAGCTCGCCCGACTGCGGGACCACGCCGTTCCGCAGCGAGAAGAACACCAACTGGGAGGGCGCCTTCCGGGTGCCGGAGATGATCCGCTGGCCCGGCAAGATCAAGGCGGGATCGGTATCGAACGAGATCATCCAGCACCACGACTGGTTGCCGACGCTGCTGGCCGCCGCCGGCGATCCCGACATCAGCGAAAAGCTCAGAGCGGGCTACCGGGTGACGCTGCAGGGTGAGGAGAAGGAATTCCGCGTCCACATCGACGGTCTCAACCTGCTGCCGTACCTCACCGGCGAAGTCGAGACCAGCCCGCGGCGCGGGTTCTTCTACTTCTCCGACGACGGCGACCTGATCGCGATGCGGTTCGAGAGCTGGAAAGCGGTGTTCATGGAGCAGCGCCTGCCGGGCACCATGGGGATCTGGGCCGAACCGTTCATCGCGCTGCGGATGCCGAAGCTGTTCAACCTGCGCACCGATCCCTTCGAGTACGCCGACATCACGTCGAACACGTATTACGACTGGCTGATTCACCACGCGTATTTCATCTTCTACATGATCGCGATGGCCACCAAGTTCCTCGAAACGTTCAAAGAGTTCCCGCCCCGGCACCCGCCGGCCAGCTTCACCATCGATCAGGCCGTCGAAAAGCTCAATCAGTACCTGGCCGCCGACTAGCTGATGCTGGACTCCTGGAACGACGGTCCTGCGAAGGAGGCGATCACCGACTTCGTCCGGCGCGTCGCCACGCCGGACGGGCCCGACTTCGTGGCACCCGAGGGGCGGGTGGCGGTGTTCGACAACGACGGCACGCTGTGGTGCGAGAAGCCGGCCTATATTCAGCTTGATTTCCTGGTGCGCCGCCTGGCTGAGCAGGCGTCAGCCGACGAGGGTCGCTCGCTGCGCGACACTCAGCCCTACCGGGCCGCCGTCGACGGCGACCTGGCCTGGTTCGACGACGCCGTCACCAAGCACTACCGCGGCGACGATTCGGCGCTATCGGTGCTTGCCGAAACCATCCTGAGGGCTTTTGAGGGATTCACCGTCGAAGAGCACGCCGAACGGGTACGGCGATTCTTCGCCGATGCCATGCACCCCAGCCTGAACCGCCCGTACCGCGCGTGCGGATATGCGCCGATGGTGGAGTTGCTGCGTTTCCTGGAGGCCAATGCGTTCGCCACCTACATCGTCTCGGGCGGCGGGCGCGACTTCATGCGACCGGTGACGCCGCAGCTGTACGGATTGGCGCCCGAGCGAGTGATCGGCAGTTCGGTGGGTCTGGACTACCGGGACGGTCAGTTGCGGACGACGTCGCGGCCGGAATTCTTAGATGACGGCCCGGTCAAGCCGGTGCGGATCTGGGGACGCACCGGCCGGCGCCCGATCCTGGCGGTGGGAAACTCCAACGGCGACATCGAAATGCTCGAGTACGCGCACGGGAGCAGGCCGGCTCTGTGCATGCTGGTCTGCCACGACGACGCCGACCGCGAATTCGCCTACGCCGCGGGTGCGGAGCGTGCCGGGGACCTGGCCAGGGAGAAGGGATGGACCGTGGTCAGCATGCGCGGCGACTGGCGCACCGTCTTCGGCGACTGAGCTGGAATCTGAGCTATAGAACGGCGACGTCGCGCATGATGTCGCGCAGTTCGGCCACCGGCGCTCCGCAGGTCAGGCAGTAGGTGCCGGAGGTGCGTCGGAGCTGACCGACCTGGACCAGCACTTCGGCCTCGACGCGCCACAGGCAGGCGATGCAGAGGATCTCGACGGTGTTGCCGAACGGATCCAGGTGCGGGTGGTTGCATTCGTCGACTGCGTGCCGATGGACGACGTGGGTGGCCCGGTTGGTACACCCGCCGTCGGACTGGCAGGTGATCGTTTGCCAGTCGAGGGCCGCAATCGTGCCAGGGATCTCGTTGCCAGTCGTTTGGCTCATGCGTGACCTTCCAGCTTCCGGAACGCAGTCGCATCCGTACTTGCTGGTCTTGCGGATGTTCGGCTGGCCGGAAGTCCCATTATGGATACCTGAGGCCCGCCGCGGCAAGAGTCGAGCGGATGTATTTGGCTGCGGTCCGGTAGTTACGGCACCCTGAGGAAACCGTACTTTTGTGTTCCGTTTCCCATATTCCCCTGGGTGCGGGGTTTGAAACATCCCCTAAACGGTCACCATGAGGATCAATTTCGGCTACTCCGATCGGGGGAACGCGGACACCGCAACCGACCGACGGAACCTGTCCCCCGAGAGCGGTCTAGGGACCGCCGAACGGGTCGTTCACGCAGAACGCCACACACATTGCGTTGGCGGGAATGGACACCCATTGCAGCTGTCCGTCCGGCTGTCGGGCGCAGAAGATCGGTCCGGGATTTCCCCACACCTTTGCCCCCTCAGGCGAACACTGCTTGCCGAGGTCGGTATCGGCGTGCGCCGAACCGCTGCCGAGGGCAACCACGATCGGGGCGATCGCCGCGGCTAACGACAACCCGATGAACTTGCGCACGGCTAGCCCGCCCAGTTCCAGACCGACATGTCGCCGGGCGGGTATTGGTTGCACACGTCGGTGCCTTTGGCGACGACGCCCTTGTTGTTGAAGAAGATCTTCATGTGGTTGACCCACGCGAAAGTCAGCGGGTCGCCGTTGTAGAAGTTCTCGGAGTAGTCCCTGCGCTCCGCCGGCGTCAGCGAGTAGAACCAGTGCGCCTTGTTGATCGTCGCTTCCTGCAGGTTCGGGTGGTTGTTGAAGTCGATCATGTACCGCTGGTAGTACACCGGGCTGGTGTCGCGCACCGCCGCAAGATACTGCTCGGCGTCGCAGGTGGTGGCGATCTGCCGCCGCGGGATCGGGAAGTCTTCGGTCGAGTCCGCCGAGGCGGTCGCGGGGAACATGGCAGCGGCCAGACCGAGGAGCATAGCGAAAGCGCCTGTGCGCAGGCTGTTATTTAGCCGAGACATATCGATAACCGTAGCACTTTCCGCGCCGTGACGGGCGGCCGGGTAAAAATCTGTAGCTGATCTCACTACCCATCGCGATCAGGAATTATCACGTGCGACGGATCCGGCCGTAGCCCCGGCGGGGCCTGGCTGTAATCGCCGAACGGGCCGTCGCGGTGCTGCACCGCGGCGCGCACGCCCTGCGTCTGGGCGGTGCGGATGAACTCGAGCGCGTCCGGGGTGTTGCGCATCAGTCCGTCCAGGATGCCGCCCAACAGCTGGGTGGACGCCAAGCCCATGTTCTCGTAGGCCTGGTTGACGATCAGCTTCTGCGCCCGCAGCTGCGACAGCGGGATCTGCGCCAGCTCGGCCGCGATCTCGGCGACCCGGGCTTCCAGACGCTCGAACGGCACCGCCTCGTTGATCAGTTCGACCTCGGCGGCCTGCACGCCGGTCAGCGGCCGGCCGGTCAGCGAGTGCCACTTCACCTTCGCCAGGCTCAACCGGTACAACCACATCCCGGTCAGGTAGGCGCCCCACATCCGGCTGTAGGGGGTACCGATCACCGCGTCTTCGCTGGCGATCACGAGGTCGGCGCACAGCGCGTAGTCGCTGGCTCCGCCCACGCACCAGCCGTGCACCTGGGCGATCACCGGTTTGGAGGCACGCCAGATGGCCATGAACTTCTGCGTCGGCCCGGTCTCGCGGGCGCTGACCATGGCGAAGTCCTTGCCGGGATCCCACTGGCCGTCGGTCGTCATCGACTCACCCCAGTGCTGGAATCCGCCGCCGAAGTCGTAGCCGCCGGAGAAGGCCCGCCCGGCGCCGCGCAGCACGATCACCTTGATGCCATGGTCGCGTTCG
The nucleotide sequence above comes from Mycobacterium kiyosense. Encoded proteins:
- the echA2 gene encoding enoyl-CoA hydratase; translated protein: MPAAATPDFQTLLYTTAGPVATITLNRPEQLNTIVPPMPDEIEAAIGLAERDHGIKVIVLRGAGRAFSGGYDFGGGFQHWGESMTTDGQWDPGKDFAMVSARETGPTQKFMAIWRASKPVIAQVHGWCVGGASDYALCADLVIASEDAVIGTPYSRMWGAYLTGMWLYRLSLAKVKWHSLTGRPLTGVQAAEVELINEAVPFERLEARVAEIAAELAQIPLSQLRAQKLIVNQAYENMGLASTQLLGGILDGLMRNTPDALEFIRTAQTQGVRAAVQHRDGPFGDYSQAPPGLRPDPSHVIIPDRDG
- the mmpL6_1 gene encoding membrane protein (frameshifted, insertion at around 805880); amino-acid sequence: MVTLITLVVIVVMLLFVYRSVSTVAIMLAIVFIELAAARGVVATLGNYGIMGLSTFANNMLVLVAIAAGTDYAIFVVGRYHEARGLGESREEAFYTMFHSTAHVVLGSGLTIAGAMYCLSFCRLPYFESLGVPCAVGILVAVLAALTLGPAMLTVASFFKLMDPKRKLQTRGWRRIGTAVVRWPAPVLAVTIAVALVGLLALPGYKTDYDNRHYLPSDTPAQIGYAAADRHFDQARLNPELLMIETDHDLRNSADFLVLDKVAKAVFHVPGIGRVQTITRPLGTPLDHSTLGFQMSAQAAGRIQTQHYQEQQANNLLSQADELRKTMATLHQQMQVTQDLSNTTHETTRLTKETVQITEKLRDDIATFDDFFRPIRSYFYWEKHCYDIPICWALRSIFNALDGIDQVAQNIVALSANLDKLDQIQPQLVALIPPQIESQQRNLDTIMSNYATTAGLNDQARAQSDNATAQGDAFDRARNDDTFYLPPEAFQSPDFARGLKQFISPDGHAVRLIISHEGDPATPEGINLIQPIQRAVHEAIKGTPWEGAKVYLGGTAATYKDMHDGSNIDLMIAGISAATLIFIIMLIITRSVVAAFVIVGTVLLSLGASFGLSVLLWQYILGFKLHWMVLAMAIILLLAVGSDYNLLLISRFKEEIRAGLKTGTIRAMAGSGSVVTSAGLVFAATMATFMFSPLRVMAQVGTTIALGLLFDTLIVRSFMTPALATLLGRWFWWPQHVRPRPASTMLRPYGPRRAVRELILNDVDEHPPGGLVQKR
- a CDS encoding acid phosphatase, producing MLDSWNDGPAKEAITDFVRRVATPDGPDFVAPEGRVAVFDNDGTLWCEKPAYIQLDFLVRRLAEQASADEGRSLRDTQPYRAAVDGDLAWFDDAVTKHYRGDDSALSVLAETILRAFEGFTVEEHAERVRRFFADAMHPSLNRPYRACGYAPMVELLRFLEANAFATYIVSGGGRDFMRPVTPQLYGLAPERVIGSSVGLDYRDGQLRTTSRPEFLDDGPVKPVRIWGRTGRRPILAVGNSNGDIEMLEYAHGSRPALCMLVCHDDADREFAYAAGAERAGDLAREKGWTVVSMRGDWRTVFGD
- the mmpS6_1 gene encoding membrane protein — translated: MTTTEPRTDPAAAPESADGRNATATRQGAERRGGLWSLVTRFWLILTVLAVVALSGFVVHRLHGVFGVRSGSFGGGSSGDVIDQFNPKTITLEVWGAPGSTATINYLDENSHPQQALNVPLPWRTELKSTKPGIPANLMAQGTGSWIACRFLVNNNDGRGDVVKAPNHSPPDQTVNAFVYCLDKSA
- a CDS encoding hypothetical protein (frameshifted, insertion at around 805880) is translated as MSETTEAPPPPRVEQPLIPPFLPRMIHRLALPIVLVWLGIVFITNTVAPQLEVVAKTHSVSMSPTDAASFQSMMRVGSTFKEFDSDNSAMILLEGDKPLGAEAHKYYDEIVRRIEQDKKHVQHVQDFWSDPLTAAGSQSHDQKAAYVQVYLAGNMGSGQASESSEAVRKIVDSVPAPPGNQGLRHRRGSAVRRSIPRG
- a CDS encoding transcriptional regulator; translation: MRYPQPVAQLAFRRARTAENKRQRAAALVEAARSLALETGVASVTLTAVASRAGIHYSAVRRYFTSHKEVLLQLAVEGWARWSTTVCEKLAEPGEMTPARVAETLANGLASDPLFCDLLANLHLHLEHEVQIERVVENRRAISAAAIALAGAVEQALPDLGRSGAFDMLIAAYSLAAAFWQIANPPERLSDVYAEEPGALPPEWNIDFDSALTRVLTATCIGSLAGSR
- the mmpL4 gene encoding siderophore exporter MmpL4, which codes for MSTTYSRGFDGPAAAENGHRPFIPRMLHALAVPVILFWVGVVILLSLFVPSLEVVGQERSVSLSPKDAPSFVAMRHIGKAFNEGETDSYAMIVLESDKPLGDEAHRYYDEMVRKLRDDKKHVLSIQDFWGDPLTAAGAQSNDAKAVTVQVILTGNQGEPLANESVLAVRKIVDGIKAPPGVKAYVTGASALAADLHDSGDKSMAKITITTVVVIFTMLIFIYRSFLTVLLLLITVGVELSIARGTVAILGHSGLIGLSTFAVSLLTSLAIAAGTDYGIFIIGRYQEARQAGEDRETAFYTMWHGTAHVILGSGLTIAGATLCLHFARMPYFQTLGIPCAVGMLVAVLVALTLGPAVLVVAGKFGVFDPKRVLSVRGWRQVGTAVVRWPLPILAVTMAIAIVGLITLPGYKPSYDDRAYLPAFIPANTGFAVADRHFSQARMKPEILMIESDHDMRNPADFLVLDKLAKGIFRVPGISRVQAITRPDGTPMDHTSIPFQMSMQNAGQVQTMKYQRDRMNDMLKQADEMTKTIGLMQQMYALMTKLVGVTHKMVGDTEEMQQITNDLRDKIANFDDFFRPIRSYFYWEKHCFDIPVCFTMRSIFDALDGIDQLTEKLDVLVGDIKQLDTLMPQMIATFPPMIETMVSMRTMMLTMHSTMSGIFDQMDEMSENATAMGHAFDAAKNDDSFYLPPEVFKNADFKRAMKNFLSADGRAARFIILHRGDPASDEGIASIDKIHTAAEEALKGTPLEDAKIYLAGTGAVFKDISDGAKWDLVIAGVSSLCLIFIIMLIITRAFVAAAVIVGTVALSLGASFGLSVLVWQHILGIPLHWLVIAMSVIVLLAVGSDYNLLLVSRFKQEIHAGLNTGIIRSMGGTGKVVTNAGLVFAFTMASMIIGDARMIGQVGTTIGLGLLFDTLIVRAFMTPSIAALLGRWFWWPLRVRTRPARSPALLRADEQTRPMALSSER
- a CDS encoding putative transport accessory protein MmpS4 — encoded protein: MWIPLVVMVVVAVGAFIVYRVHGYFGSEKRPSYADSNLQNPEPFNPKRITYEVFGPPGTVADISYFDVNSDPQRVDGARLPWSLHISTTKAAMVSNLVAQGDSDSIGCRILVDDVVKAERISNSVNAFTFCLVKSA
- a CDS encoding arylsulfatase, giving the protein MIWGDDIGITNLSCYSDGLMGYRTPNIDRIATEGMRFTDSYGEQSCTAGRAAFISGQSVYRTGMSKVGAPGFDIGWAAEDPTIAELLKPLGYATGQFGKNHFGDLNKYLPTVHGFDEFFGNLYHLNAEEEPEQYDYPHAAEFPRLYQAALPRGVLNCRATDTVSTEPDHPKFGPVGKQTIEDTGPLNTKRMETVDDEITARTVDYIKRQNDSGTPFFVWMNTTHMHLYTHPKPESRGQAGLWQSAYHDTMIDHDRNIGQVLDCLDELGIAEDTIVLYSTDNGPHRNSSPDCGTTPFRSEKNTNWEGAFRVPEMIRWPGKIKAGSVSNEIIQHHDWLPTLLAAAGDPDISEKLRAGYRVTLQGEEKEFRVHIDGLNLLPYLTGEVETSPRRGFFYFSDDGDLIAMRFESWKAVFMEQRLPGTMGIWAEPFIALRMPKLFNLRTDPFEYADITSNTYYDWLIHHAYFIFYMIAMATKFLETFKEFPPRHPPASFTIDQAVEKLNQYLAAD